In a genomic window of Nocardiopsis mwathae:
- the recO gene encoding DNA repair protein RecO, with protein sequence MSLYRDEGVVLRTQKLGEADRIVTLLTRRTGLVRAVGKGVRRTKSRFGARLEPFSHIDVQLYTGRTLDVITQAESVRAYGESIVSDYPCYTAATAMLETAEKIVAVEKDPALRQFLLLIGALRTLGEGAHDPRLVLDAYLLRSLAVAGYSPALEECARCGTRGEHRAFAVHAGGTVCTPCRPHGSTHPAPESTRLMSALLSGDWPKADASQERHRNECSGLVAAYLQWHLENGIRSLRLVERS encoded by the coding sequence GTGAGCCTTTACCGTGACGAGGGGGTCGTCCTCCGCACCCAGAAGCTGGGGGAGGCCGACCGCATCGTGACGCTGCTGACCCGGCGGACCGGCCTGGTCCGGGCCGTCGGCAAGGGGGTGCGGCGCACCAAGTCGCGCTTCGGCGCCCGGCTGGAGCCGTTCAGCCACATCGACGTGCAGCTGTACACCGGCCGCACGCTCGACGTCATCACCCAGGCCGAATCGGTGCGGGCCTACGGCGAGTCCATCGTGTCCGACTACCCGTGCTACACGGCCGCCACCGCCATGCTGGAGACGGCCGAGAAGATCGTGGCCGTCGAGAAGGACCCGGCCCTGCGCCAGTTCCTGCTGCTCATCGGCGCGCTGCGGACGCTCGGCGAGGGGGCGCACGACCCCCGCCTGGTGCTCGACGCCTACCTACTGCGCTCTCTCGCGGTCGCCGGCTACTCGCCCGCGCTGGAGGAGTGCGCGCGGTGCGGAACGCGCGGGGAGCACCGCGCCTTCGCGGTCCACGCCGGCGGGACGGTGTGCACACCCTGTCGGCCGCACGGCAGCACCCATCCCGCGCCGGAGTCGACCCGCCTGATGTCGGCGCTGCTCAGCGGTGACTGGCCGAAGGCCGACGCCAGCCAGGAGCGGCACCGCAACGAGTGCAGTGGACTCGTCGCCGCCTACCTGCAGTGGCACCTCGAAAACGGAATCCGATCTCTGCGCCTTGTGGAGCGTTCTTGA
- a CDS encoding DUF6703 family protein, which translates to MSPKRKKKRENRPDQRGRSASRPLPPGDSFYTPNAGPLRHEIERRSAVPLVWLHNAPRWILPVAMAAVFVAGLLLAGPLGTVLLALLAGFFAWLAFLAWPGLRRGERVMRVVVVVTLVALGLLQSGLF; encoded by the coding sequence TTGTCCCCCAAGCGCAAGAAGAAGCGCGAGAACCGCCCCGACCAGCGGGGGCGGTCGGCGTCCCGGCCGCTGCCGCCGGGGGATTCGTTCTACACCCCGAACGCGGGGCCGCTGCGCCATGAGATCGAGCGGCGCAGTGCGGTGCCGCTGGTGTGGTTGCACAACGCGCCTCGGTGGATCCTGCCGGTGGCGATGGCCGCGGTGTTCGTGGCCGGGCTGCTGCTGGCCGGGCCGCTGGGCACGGTACTGCTGGCGCTGCTGGCGGGGTTCTTCGCCTGGCTGGCATTCCTGGCCTGGCCGGGGCTGCGGCGGGGGGAGCGGGTGATGCGGGTGGTCGTGGTCGTCACCCTGGTGGCGCTCGGACTACTGCAAAGCGGACTATTCTGA
- a CDS encoding CAP domain-containing protein, with amino-acid sequence MSNAFPDDGLPPAVSDDDFFPDSGDADGGSSDSADGEGRREAAATAEGEVKASESPEGGSGSSAGGDASAPGGSGSSGGSANAGSSGGSGSPGGSSGGGSGRTADVVTLANSERAAAGCEPLRVDERLTTASQKHSEDMAARDYMAHDTPEGTTPAQRATEAGYDAWSGENVAAGQRSADEVMDAWMNSDGHRANILNCDFKAIGVGEADGRWTQNFGWE; translated from the coding sequence GTGAGCAACGCATTCCCCGACGACGGCCTGCCGCCGGCCGTCTCCGACGACGACTTCTTCCCGGACTCCGGCGACGCGGACGGCGGATCGTCCGACTCCGCCGACGGCGAGGGGCGGCGTGAGGCCGCCGCGACCGCCGAGGGCGAGGTGAAGGCCTCCGAGTCCCCGGAGGGCGGCTCCGGCTCCTCCGCGGGCGGTGACGCCTCCGCTCCGGGCGGCTCGGGTTCCTCAGGCGGCTCGGCGAACGCGGGCTCCTCAGGGGGCTCGGGCTCGCCCGGCGGCTCCTCCGGCGGCGGATCCGGTCGGACGGCCGATGTGGTCACGCTCGCCAACTCCGAGCGCGCAGCCGCAGGCTGCGAACCGCTGCGGGTCGACGAGCGGCTCACCACCGCCTCCCAGAAGCACAGCGAGGACATGGCCGCCCGCGACTACATGGCGCACGACACCCCCGAGGGCACGACCCCGGCCCAGCGCGCCACGGAGGCCGGCTACGACGCCTGGTCCGGCGAGAACGTCGCCGCGGGCCAGCGGTCGGCCGACGAGGTGATGGACGCCTGGATGAACAGCGACGGCCACCGCGCGAACATCCTCAACTGCGACTTCAAGGCGATCGGCGTCGGCGAGGCCGACGGCCGCTGGACGCAGAACTTCGGCTGGGAGTAG
- a CDS encoding metal ABC transporter permease, whose amino-acid sequence MLDLLEYDFMQRALIVAVLVGLIAPVIGTFLVQRRLALLGDGIGHVALTGVALGYLTGNSPVIVALLVAGGAAVLIELIRVRARASGDVALALLFYGGIAGGLLLIGLTPGANTATLTAFLFGSVSSVSQEDVWVISALAVVVIAVIGYFGRELFVLCQDEEVARAHGLPVRLLSLVIAVTAALTVVLAMRVVGVLLVSALMVVPVAAAQQLTRSFRVTVALAVVIGVICAVGGLSTTYYVEVAPGGAIVLLTLVVFAVAVVIGRATRGRRGVPHTPREEDAAATVGTMPQTDRGSVST is encoded by the coding sequence CTGCTCGACCTGCTGGAGTACGACTTCATGCAGCGGGCGCTCATCGTCGCCGTACTCGTCGGCCTCATCGCGCCGGTCATCGGCACCTTCCTGGTGCAGCGCCGCCTCGCCCTGCTCGGCGACGGCATCGGGCACGTCGCGCTCACCGGCGTCGCCCTGGGATACCTGACCGGCAACTCCCCGGTCATCGTCGCGCTGCTGGTGGCCGGGGGCGCCGCCGTCCTCATCGAGCTGATCCGCGTGCGCGCCCGCGCGAGCGGCGACGTCGCCCTGGCCCTGCTCTTCTACGGCGGCATCGCCGGCGGCCTGCTGCTCATCGGCCTGACCCCGGGGGCCAACACCGCGACGCTGACCGCCTTCCTGTTCGGCTCGGTGAGCAGCGTCAGCCAGGAGGACGTCTGGGTGATCTCCGCACTGGCCGTCGTGGTGATCGCGGTCATCGGCTACTTCGGCCGCGAGCTGTTCGTGCTCTGCCAGGACGAGGAGGTCGCCCGCGCGCACGGACTGCCGGTCCGCCTGCTCAGCCTGGTCATCGCGGTCACCGCCGCGCTGACCGTGGTGCTGGCCATGCGGGTGGTGGGTGTCCTGCTGGTGAGCGCTCTGATGGTGGTCCCCGTCGCCGCTGCCCAGCAGCTCACCCGCAGTTTCCGGGTGACCGTCGCACTGGCCGTGGTCATCGGGGTGATCTGCGCCGTGGGCGGTCTGTCCACGACCTACTATGTGGAGGTGGCACCGGGCGGGGCGATCGTCCTGCTCACACTCGTGGTGTTCGCGGTGGCAGTGGTCATCGGTCGGGCGACGCGCGGTCGGCGTGGTGTGCCCCACACCCCCCGTGAGGAGGATGCGGCCGCTACGGTCGGTACGATGCCCCAGACCGATCGGGGGAGCGTATCCACATGA
- a CDS encoding isoprenyl transferase, which translates to MSLFNSSPSKTPAQGYTPPSPHPSGARPPGLPKELVPRHVAIVMDGNGRWAKERGLARTEGHKAGEGSLFDVIEGALELGIPALSAYAFSTENWKRSPEEVRFLMGFNRDVIRRRRDELHAMGVRVRWAGRRGRLWKSVISELEEAEEMTRHNTALTLQFCVNYGGRAEITDAAKAIARAAAEGRLDPDKITESSFARYLDEPDIPDVDLFLRSSGEQRTSNFLLWQSAYAEFVFLDTLWPDFDRRHLWHACEIFASRDRRYGGAVPNPVPEAPAAGPSA; encoded by the coding sequence TTGAGCCTGTTCAACTCCTCACCATCGAAGACCCCCGCCCAGGGGTACACGCCGCCCTCCCCGCACCCCAGCGGGGCGCGCCCGCCCGGCCTGCCCAAGGAGCTGGTCCCGCGGCACGTCGCCATCGTCATGGACGGCAACGGCCGGTGGGCCAAGGAGCGGGGCCTGGCCCGCACCGAGGGGCACAAGGCCGGAGAGGGCTCGCTGTTCGACGTCATCGAGGGCGCACTGGAGCTCGGCATCCCCGCCCTGTCCGCCTACGCCTTCTCGACCGAGAACTGGAAGCGATCGCCGGAGGAGGTGCGCTTCCTCATGGGCTTCAACCGGGACGTGATCCGGCGGCGCCGTGACGAGCTGCACGCCATGGGGGTGCGGGTGCGCTGGGCCGGCCGCCGGGGGCGGCTGTGGAAGAGCGTCATCTCCGAGCTGGAGGAAGCAGAGGAGATGACCCGGCACAACACCGCGCTCACCCTGCAGTTCTGCGTGAACTACGGGGGTCGTGCCGAGATCACCGACGCGGCCAAGGCCATCGCACGCGCGGCGGCCGAGGGACGGCTCGACCCGGACAAGATCACCGAGTCCTCCTTCGCCCGCTACCTGGACGAGCCCGACATCCCCGATGTCGACCTGTTCCTCCGCTCCTCGGGCGAGCAGCGCACCTCCAACTTCCTGCTCTGGCAGTCGGCCTACGCCGAGTTCGTCTTCCTCGACACGCTGTGGCCCGACTTCGACCGCCGCCACCTGTGGCACGCCTGCGAGATCTTCGCCAGCCGGGACCGCCGCTACGGCGGCGCGGTGCCCAACCCGGTCCCGGAGGCGCCCGCCGCCGGGCCGTCCGCCTGA
- a CDS encoding Fur family transcriptional regulator: MSTRREAVRQALSESSGFRSAQDLYADLRSEGSKIGLTTVYRALQALSDSGEVDVLRTSDGEAVYRACITDTHHHHLVCRECGKAVEVEGPAVERWAESIGAQHGFSDVTHTVEVFGTCAPCTAAAQSEN; the protein is encoded by the coding sequence ATGAGTACACGTCGCGAGGCCGTCCGGCAGGCACTGAGCGAGAGCAGCGGTTTTCGCAGCGCCCAGGACCTGTATGCGGACCTTCGCTCCGAGGGCTCGAAGATCGGGCTCACGACCGTCTACCGGGCGCTGCAGGCGCTGAGTGATTCCGGCGAGGTCGACGTGCTGCGCACCAGCGATGGCGAGGCCGTCTACCGCGCCTGCATCACCGACACCCACCACCATCACCTGGTCTGCCGCGAGTGCGGCAAGGCCGTGGAGGTCGAGGGGCCGGCCGTGGAGAGATGGGCCGAGAGCATCGGCGCACAGCACGGGTTCAGCGATGTCACGCACACCGTCGAGGTGTTCGGGACATGCGCGCCGTGCACCGCGGCGGCGCAGTCGGAGAACTAG
- a CDS encoding SGNH/GDSL hydrolase family protein, translated as MRGFELDPDLGQNGIISYVALGDSFTEGLDDPYPDSGDTPNGRYRGWADRLAEHLADNVAEVRYANLAVRGKLIRQIAADQVPRAIELRPDLITICAGGNDIIRPGTDPDEIAEIFRRTIAALSETGATIVIFTGMDTGFQPVMRHLRGKVATYNMHLRAIADEYGCPVVDLWSMKPLQDHRAWSWDRLHLSPEGHRRLALRACEVLGLPVDADWREPWPPEAPKDWRMARQDDLHWAREFLVPWIHRRLTGRSSGDGLAPKRPNLERLR; from the coding sequence ATGCGCGGCTTTGAGTTGGACCCGGACCTGGGTCAGAACGGCATCATCTCCTACGTCGCCCTGGGTGACAGCTTCACCGAGGGACTGGACGACCCCTACCCGGACAGCGGCGACACGCCGAACGGCCGGTACCGGGGCTGGGCCGACCGCCTGGCCGAACACCTCGCCGACAACGTCGCCGAGGTCCGCTACGCCAACCTCGCCGTCCGGGGCAAGCTCATCCGGCAGATCGCGGCCGACCAGGTGCCGCGGGCCATCGAGCTGCGGCCGGACCTGATCACCATCTGCGCCGGCGGCAACGACATCATCCGCCCCGGCACCGACCCCGACGAGATCGCGGAGATCTTCCGCCGCACCATCGCCGCGCTCAGCGAGACCGGCGCGACGATCGTGATCTTCACCGGCATGGATACCGGCTTCCAACCGGTCATGCGCCATCTGCGGGGGAAGGTCGCCACCTACAACATGCACCTGCGCGCCATCGCCGACGAGTACGGCTGCCCGGTCGTGGACCTGTGGAGTATGAAGCCGTTGCAGGACCACCGTGCCTGGAGCTGGGACCGGCTGCACCTGTCCCCGGAGGGCCATCGCCGCCTGGCGCTGCGGGCCTGCGAGGTGCTGGGGCTGCCGGTCGACGCCGACTGGCGCGAGCCGTGGCCGCCGGAGGCCCCCAAGGACTGGCGCATGGCCCGCCAGGACGACCTGCACTGGGCCAGGGAGTTCCTGGTCCCCTGGATCCACCGCCGCCTGACCGGGCGTTCCTCCGGAGACGGCCTGGCCCCCAAGCGGCCCAACCTGGAACGACTGCGCTGA
- a CDS encoding ATP-binding cassette domain-containing protein — MSVESTGERPAQAEPDPRPAPPAFSVADAVVAYERTPVLRGVTFDVPVGQTLAILGPNGSGKSTLMRAMLGIAPLTGGRIDVHGAPLGRFRDWSRIGYVPQRLTAGGGVPATVREVVASGQVARRRRFRRASAEDHAAVADALDAVGLADRADDSVHELSGGQQQRVLIARALAGRPDTFVMDEPMAGVDSGNQEALAATIRRVTERGATVVVVLHELGPLEPLIERSLVLSEGRIAHDGLPPRPTGACARPGHDHVHPHVGETPAPAAAVPDIEVPRRA; from the coding sequence GTGTCCGTCGAAAGCACCGGTGAACGGCCTGCCCAGGCCGAGCCGGACCCGCGCCCAGCACCGCCCGCGTTCTCCGTGGCCGACGCCGTCGTCGCCTACGAGCGGACTCCGGTCCTGCGGGGCGTCACCTTCGACGTGCCCGTGGGGCAGACACTCGCCATCCTCGGCCCCAACGGCTCGGGCAAGTCCACGCTCATGCGCGCGATGCTGGGCATCGCGCCGCTCACCGGCGGCCGCATCGATGTGCACGGCGCCCCGCTGGGCCGTTTCCGCGACTGGAGCCGGATCGGCTACGTCCCGCAGCGCCTGACCGCGGGCGGCGGCGTCCCCGCGACCGTTCGCGAGGTCGTGGCCTCCGGGCAGGTCGCGCGGCGTCGCCGGTTCCGCCGGGCCTCGGCCGAGGACCACGCGGCCGTCGCCGACGCCCTGGACGCCGTCGGCCTCGCCGACCGCGCCGACGACTCCGTCCACGAGCTCTCCGGTGGCCAGCAGCAGCGCGTTCTCATCGCGCGCGCTCTGGCGGGCAGGCCGGACACCTTCGTCATGGACGAGCCGATGGCCGGGGTCGACTCCGGCAACCAGGAGGCACTTGCCGCCACCATCCGCCGGGTCACCGAGCGGGGCGCCACCGTCGTGGTGGTGCTGCACGAGCTCGGCCCGCTGGAACCGCTCATCGAGCGCAGCCTGGTGCTGTCCGAGGGACGGATCGCACACGACGGCCTTCCGCCCCGGCCCACCGGCGCGTGTGCACGCCCGGGCCACGACCACGTCCACCCGCACGTCGGCGAAACCCCCGCGCCGGCGGCCGCCGTGCCCGACATCGAGGTACCCCGCCGTGCCTGA
- the leuA gene encoding 2-isopropylmalate synthase, whose translation MVPQQQPSGMPFQRYRPFPAVDLPDRTWPAKTITQAPRWLSTDLRDGNQALIEPMDPERKREIFDLLVRMGYKEIEVGFPAASQTDFDFVRSLIEGGRIPEDVQISVLTQAREDLIERTVQSLAGARRSTVHLYNATAPEFRRVVFGVDRQACKAIAVEGTRHVMRFAEQYLADSALAEGGYFGYEYSPEIFIDTELDFALEVCEAVMDVWQPGPGREIILNLPATVERATPNVYADQIEWMSRNLTRREHVCLSVHPHNDRGTGIAAAELGVMAGADRVEGCLFGHGERTGNVDLITLGLNLFSQGVDPMIDFSNIDEVRRTVEYCTQLPVAPRHPYGGDLVYTAFSGSHQDAIKKGFAALERDAEQAGVPVADYPWHVPYLPIDPKEVGRDYEAVIRVNSQSGKGGVSYILHRDHALDLPRRLQIEFSHMVQEHTDTEGGEFNGERIWEIFEQTYLAEDGPVAVLAHRSVHGSGDGADYRISADVRVNGEIREITGTGQGPLSAFCDALAGIDVKVRVVDYVEHSLSEGTDARAAAYVEAEVDGRVVWGVGINHNITTASLKAVCSAVGQAARRGLDRP comes from the coding sequence ATGGTTCCGCAGCAGCAACCCAGTGGTATGCCCTTCCAGCGCTACCGCCCCTTTCCCGCGGTCGATCTGCCCGACCGCACCTGGCCCGCGAAAACGATCACCCAGGCCCCCCGCTGGCTCTCCACCGACCTGCGCGACGGCAACCAGGCCCTGATCGAGCCGATGGACCCCGAGCGCAAACGCGAGATCTTCGACCTGCTGGTCCGCATGGGCTACAAGGAGATCGAGGTCGGCTTCCCCGCCGCCAGCCAGACCGACTTCGACTTCGTGCGCTCCCTGATCGAGGGCGGCCGCATCCCTGAGGACGTGCAGATCTCGGTGCTCACCCAGGCCCGCGAAGACCTGATCGAGCGCACCGTGCAGAGCCTGGCCGGCGCCAGACGCTCCACCGTCCACCTGTACAACGCCACCGCGCCGGAGTTCCGCCGGGTGGTCTTCGGCGTGGACCGGCAGGCCTGCAAGGCCATCGCGGTGGAGGGCACCCGCCACGTCATGCGCTTCGCCGAACAGTACCTGGCCGACTCCGCCCTGGCCGAGGGCGGCTACTTCGGCTATGAGTACTCGCCCGAGATCTTCATCGACACCGAGCTGGACTTCGCCCTGGAGGTCTGCGAGGCCGTCATGGACGTCTGGCAGCCCGGACCGGGCCGCGAGATCATCCTCAACCTGCCGGCCACCGTCGAGCGCGCCACCCCCAACGTGTACGCCGACCAGATCGAGTGGATGAGCCGCAACCTGACCCGGCGCGAGCACGTGTGCCTGTCGGTGCACCCGCACAACGACCGCGGCACCGGCATCGCCGCCGCCGAGCTGGGTGTGATGGCCGGGGCCGACCGGGTGGAGGGCTGCCTGTTCGGGCACGGCGAGCGCACCGGCAACGTCGACCTCATCACCCTGGGGCTGAACCTGTTCTCCCAGGGCGTGGACCCGATGATCGACTTCTCGAACATCGACGAGGTCCGCCGCACGGTGGAGTACTGCACCCAGCTGCCGGTGGCCCCCCGCCACCCGTATGGCGGCGACCTGGTCTACACGGCGTTCTCCGGATCCCACCAGGACGCGATCAAGAAGGGCTTCGCCGCGCTGGAGCGCGACGCCGAGCAGGCCGGGGTGCCGGTGGCCGATTACCCCTGGCACGTGCCCTACCTGCCCATCGACCCCAAGGAGGTCGGCCGCGACTACGAGGCCGTCATCCGGGTCAACAGCCAGTCCGGCAAGGGCGGCGTCTCCTACATCCTGCACCGCGACCACGCCCTGGACCTGCCCCGCCGCCTGCAGATCGAGTTCTCGCACATGGTGCAGGAGCACACCGACACCGAGGGCGGCGAGTTCAACGGCGAGCGCATCTGGGAGATCTTCGAGCAGACCTACCTGGCCGAGGACGGCCCCGTGGCGGTGCTGGCGCACCGGTCGGTGCACGGCAGCGGCGACGGCGCCGACTACCGCATCAGCGCCGACGTGCGGGTCAACGGCGAGATCCGGGAGATCACCGGCACCGGGCAGGGCCCGCTGTCGGCGTTCTGCGACGCGCTGGCCGGGATCGACGTCAAGGTGCGGGTGGTCGACTACGTCGAGCACTCGCTGAGCGAGGGCACCGACGCGCGCGCCGCCGCCTACGTCGAGGCCGAGGTCGACGGCCGGGTCGTGTGGGGTGTGGGCATCAACCACAACATCACCACGGCGTCGCTGAAGGCCGTGTGCAGCGCGGTCGGCCAGGCCGCGCGCCGCGGCCTCGACCGGCCATAG